A window from Acidimicrobiales bacterium encodes these proteins:
- a CDS encoding flagellin has protein sequence GTGAASVGTTAAAQSAITLVQTALSNLNALSAKLGASQNEIQGIVSNMTIGQQNLTAAASSITDTNMAQEMTRFTSKQILMQTGESMLAQANAAPQLVLKLLG, from the coding sequence TTGGGACCGGAGCGGCCTCGGTCGGAACGACGGCGGCGGCGCAGTCGGCGATCACCCTGGTCCAGACGGCTCTGTCGAACCTCAACGCCCTGTCGGCCAAGCTCGGTGCCTCTCAGAACGAGATCCAGGGCATCGTGTCCAACATGACGATCGGCCAGCAGAACCTGACGGCAGCCGCCTCCAGCATCACCGACACCAACATGGCTCAGGAGATGACGAGGTTCACGTCGAAGCAGATCCTGATGCAGACCGGTGAGTCGATGCTGGCCCAGGCCAACGCCGCACCTCAGCTGGTTCTCAAGCTCCTCGGCTGA
- a CDS encoding class I SAM-dependent methyltransferase yields the protein MPKDDTPGDPSSFVGLDLPAGRLNADRFAEAAEYFDASSGSVTDRLAAFPRFVDRTSIGRFLVRYELAKLAMPVQGSIVECGVFTGFGLFAFAQISSLLEPLNHRRRVIGFDTFSGFPSVTGHDTFTGYADAHVGGLTGSSMAELQRGVDLFDQDRALKEIRKIHLVEGDFLDTGPRFVEDNPHLVVSLLYLDFDLYEPTKRALELFLPLMPAGAVLAFDELHVAEFPGETRAVLDTVGLRRLALRRFPFTSISYAVLDDSPYP from the coding sequence GTGCCCAAGGATGACACCCCGGGAGACCCGAGCAGCTTCGTCGGGCTCGATCTCCCGGCCGGACGGCTGAATGCAGACCGCTTTGCCGAGGCGGCCGAGTACTTCGACGCCTCCTCCGGCTCGGTCACCGACCGCCTGGCGGCGTTCCCCCGCTTCGTAGACCGCACCAGCATCGGTCGCTTTCTCGTTCGCTACGAGCTGGCCAAGCTGGCCATGCCGGTTCAGGGGTCGATCGTCGAATGCGGGGTCTTCACCGGCTTCGGTCTATTTGCCTTCGCCCAGATCAGCTCTCTGCTCGAGCCCCTCAACCATCGCCGCCGCGTCATCGGGTTCGACACCTTCAGCGGCTTCCCCAGCGTGACCGGCCACGACACCTTCACGGGCTACGCCGATGCCCATGTCGGGGGGTTGACCGGCTCGAGCATGGCGGAGCTCCAACGGGGAGTCGACCTGTTCGACCAGGACCGGGCTCTCAAGGAGATCCGCAAGATCCATCTGGTCGAAGGAGACTTCCTCGACACCGGCCCCCGCTTCGTCGAGGACAATCCCCACCTGGTGGTCTCCCTCCTCTACCTCGACTTCGATCTGTACGAGCCCACCAAGAGGGCGCTGGAGCTGTTCCTGCCCCTCATGCCCGCGGGCGCCGTGCTCGCCTTCGACGAGCTGCACGTGGCCGAGTTCCCGGGGGAGACCCGGGCCGTCCTGGACACGGTCGGCCTCCGGCGACTGGCCCTCCGCCGCTTCCCGTTCACCTCGATCTCCTACGCCGTCCTCGACGACTCGCCGTACCCCTGA
- a CDS encoding DegT/DnrJ/EryC1/StrS family aminotransferase has product MRFLDLRAASEELAEELQTAASRVVRSGWYVLGPEVERFEAEFAAYVGVRHCIGVGNGLDALRIALAAMGVGPGDEVIVPANTYIATWLAVTAVGARPVPVDADLVTCNLDPVLVAERITPRTRAIIPVHLYGRPAPMGEINALAARHGLAVLEDAAQAHGASLDGTKVGGLGHAAAWSFFPSKNLGALGDGGAVTTDDDGMAERVRMLRNYGSRVKYVHEIPGANSRLDELQAAVLSVKLRHLDDWNGRRGRVAARYLEGLVGGDVILPAGPSGSQPVWHLFVVRGQDRDGLQRHLATRGVETLIHYPIPPYRQGAYAGARPPGGPPLPVSDRLHATVLSLPMGPHLSDADVDRVIDGVATFAARPERAAEQMPALAGSERGRRG; this is encoded by the coding sequence GTGCGCTTTCTCGACCTTCGCGCGGCCTCCGAGGAGCTGGCCGAGGAACTGCAGACGGCGGCGTCGCGGGTGGTCCGGAGCGGCTGGTACGTCCTCGGCCCCGAGGTCGAGCGGTTCGAGGCGGAGTTCGCGGCCTACGTCGGGGTCCGTCACTGCATCGGGGTGGGCAACGGTCTGGACGCCCTCCGCATCGCACTGGCCGCCATGGGGGTGGGTCCGGGCGACGAGGTGATCGTCCCGGCCAACACCTACATCGCCACCTGGCTGGCCGTTACCGCCGTCGGGGCCCGGCCGGTGCCGGTCGATGCCGACCTTGTTACCTGCAACCTCGACCCCGTTCTCGTCGCGGAGCGGATCACGCCCCGGACGAGGGCCATCATCCCCGTCCACCTCTACGGGCGTCCGGCCCCGATGGGGGAGATCAACGCCCTCGCCGCCCGCCACGGCCTGGCCGTGCTGGAGGACGCCGCCCAGGCCCACGGGGCGTCGCTCGACGGCACGAAGGTCGGTGGCCTGGGCCACGCCGCGGCGTGGAGCTTCTTCCCATCGAAGAATCTGGGAGCGCTCGGGGACGGCGGAGCCGTGACGACCGACGACGACGGCATGGCCGAGCGGGTCAGGATGCTGCGCAACTACGGCTCGCGGGTCAAGTACGTGCACGAGATACCCGGGGCGAACTCACGCCTGGACGAGCTCCAGGCGGCCGTGCTGTCCGTGAAGCTCCGCCACCTCGACGACTGGAACGGGCGCCGGGGGCGCGTGGCGGCCCGTTACCTCGAGGGTCTGGTCGGAGGTGACGTCATCCTGCCCGCCGGGCCATCTGGCTCCCAGCCCGTGTGGCATCTCTTCGTCGTCCGGGGCCAGGACCGCGACGGGTTGCAGCGCCATCTGGCCACGCGCGGAGTGGAGACGCTGATCCATTACCCCATCCCTCCGTACCGCCAGGGCGCCTACGCGGGCGCCCGGCCTCCGGGGGGGCCTCCGCTGCCCGTGAGCGACCGGCTGCACGCGACCGTGCTCAGCCTGCCCATGGGACCTCATCTCTCGGATGCCGACGTCGACCGGGTGATCGACGGCGTCGCCACCTTCGCCGCCCGGCCCGAGCGGGCCGCCGAGCAGATGCCCGCCCTGGCCGGGTCGGAGCGTGGTCGGCGTGGGTGA
- a CDS encoding glycosyltransferase family A protein translates to MGELLVSVLVPAYKAEAFIGPCLRSVLDQSYPNLEIVVLDDCSPDATFEVAVESLRGVPNATVRRHDVNLGHRDTFRQLLATARGSLVKFVCNDDLLAPHAISRLAGALIAHPEAGIATSRRTPIDASGAALPVDHLPQPPCSADSLVDGMAAGNDLLCGQRNWIGEPTTVLFRRELLPLDGVYEIGGRAPARNIDVVWWLKILAQGRLAVINEHLSSFRLHTDQISRTTSRAELVLAWQDIILGARNLGFLAEADQEILAWAAFAQTLQANVDTFDEADRHRSLEVIRSVAARLGELCPA, encoded by the coding sequence GTGGGTGAGCTCCTCGTCAGCGTTCTGGTCCCCGCCTACAAGGCCGAGGCCTTCATCGGGCCGTGCCTGCGGTCGGTGCTCGACCAGAGCTATCCGAACCTGGAGATCGTCGTGCTCGACGACTGCTCGCCGGACGCGACCTTCGAGGTGGCGGTGGAGTCACTGCGGGGCGTCCCGAATGCCACCGTCCGGCGCCATGACGTCAATCTGGGCCACCGCGACACCTTCCGCCAGCTGCTGGCCACGGCCCGCGGGTCATTGGTGAAGTTCGTCTGCAACGACGACCTGCTTGCTCCGCATGCGATCAGCCGCCTGGCGGGCGCCCTCATAGCCCACCCCGAGGCGGGCATCGCCACCTCGCGCCGCACCCCGATCGACGCGTCCGGGGCCGCGCTCCCGGTGGACCACCTGCCCCAACCGCCCTGCTCCGCCGACAGCCTGGTCGACGGGATGGCCGCCGGTAACGACCTGCTCTGTGGGCAGCGCAACTGGATCGGCGAGCCGACCACCGTGCTCTTCCGGCGTGAGCTGCTGCCGCTCGACGGCGTCTACGAGATCGGCGGCCGGGCCCCGGCCCGCAACATCGACGTCGTCTGGTGGCTCAAGATCCTCGCCCAGGGCCGGCTGGCCGTCATCAACGAGCACCTGAGCAGCTTCCGGCTCCACACCGACCAGATCAGCCGGACCACCAGCCGGGCCGAGCTGGTCCTGGCCTGGCAGGACATCATCCTGGGCGCCCGGAACCTCGGCTTCCTGGCCGAGGCCGACCAGGAGATCCTGGCGTGGGCCGCCTTCGCCCAGACGCTGCAGGCCAACGTCGACACCTTCGACGAGGCGGACCGGCACCGTTCCCTCGAGGTCATCCGATCGGTCGCGGCCCGGCTGGGAGAGCTGTGTCCGGCCTGA
- a CDS encoding GNAT family N-acetyltransferase, which yields MSGLTVRPFDEGSDDEVWDRFVAGSVNGTFLHTRRFLSYHGARFADRSVLIEDGQAGVRAVMPAALDRTDRSLVVSHPGITFGGVVHDGALAGEELVEVFELMASHYRAGGAETLRYKAVPLIFHRAPAGGDLYALHRLGAVRQRCDLSSTIDIDHRLALRGGRGKRARTARNRGVEARWGWEAAPEFWVLLGRVLGERHGVAPVHGLDEMLLLAGRFPDEMSLVTTWLDGEMVAGGVTFSMAPTMHLQYSASSPAGRKVGAYDVMVEACVAAAAGSGHRWFDFGISTEDEGRILNAGLFDFKASFGAGSVAFEHYEVTL from the coding sequence GTGTCCGGCCTGACCGTGCGCCCCTTCGACGAGGGCTCCGACGACGAGGTCTGGGACCGGTTCGTGGCCGGGTCGGTCAACGGCACGTTCCTCCACACCCGGCGCTTCCTCTCATACCACGGGGCCCGCTTCGCCGACCGGTCCGTGCTGATCGAGGACGGCCAAGCGGGCGTGCGGGCGGTCATGCCCGCCGCCCTCGACCGCACCGACCGGTCGCTCGTCGTCAGCCACCCCGGCATCACCTTCGGCGGGGTGGTGCACGACGGCGCGCTGGCCGGCGAGGAGCTGGTCGAGGTGTTCGAGCTCATGGCCTCCCATTACCGCGCCGGAGGCGCCGAAACCCTGCGCTACAAGGCGGTGCCCCTGATCTTCCACCGGGCGCCGGCGGGCGGCGACCTGTACGCCCTCCATCGCCTCGGTGCCGTGCGCCAGCGGTGCGATCTGTCCTCCACAATCGACATCGATCACCGCCTGGCTTTGCGCGGCGGTCGCGGCAAGCGGGCCCGTACGGCCCGCAACCGGGGCGTCGAGGCCCGTTGGGGATGGGAGGCGGCGCCGGAGTTCTGGGTTCTCCTCGGCCGGGTCCTGGGCGAGCGCCACGGTGTGGCGCCGGTCCACGGCCTCGACGAGATGCTGCTGCTGGCCGGACGCTTCCCGGACGAGATGAGCCTCGTCACCACGTGGCTCGACGGCGAGATGGTGGCGGGCGGGGTGACGTTCTCCATGGCGCCGACGATGCATCTGCAGTACAGCGCCTCGTCTCCTGCGGGGCGCAAGGTCGGCGCCTACGACGTGATGGTCGAGGCCTGCGTGGCCGCGGCGGCCGGCTCCGGCCACCGTTGGTTCGACTTCGGCATCAGCACGGAGGACGAGGGCCGGATCCTCAACGCTGGACTGTTCGACTTCAAGGCGTCCTTCGGCGCCGGCTCTGTGGCCTTCGAGCACTACGAGGTGACCCTGTGA
- a CDS encoding FdtA/QdtA family cupin domain-containing protein, which produces MTTSLVPAAEGVAACRMVELPSVRSEGLGELSFIEAERHVPFEIRRVYCLYDVPAGGLRGGHAHLQLQQLLVALSGSLDVVVNDGHSEARFRLLHRNQGLYLPRMVWRDLENFSGGAVCMVLASQHFDESDYIRKWDDFASLVEAGTRA; this is translated from the coding sequence GTGACCACCAGCCTTGTCCCCGCCGCCGAGGGCGTGGCCGCCTGCCGCATGGTGGAGCTCCCCTCGGTCCGCTCCGAGGGTCTGGGCGAGCTCTCGTTCATCGAGGCCGAGCGGCACGTGCCGTTCGAGATCCGGCGCGTGTACTGCCTGTACGACGTACCCGCCGGCGGCCTCCGCGGCGGCCATGCCCACCTTCAGCTCCAGCAGCTGCTGGTGGCACTGTCCGGCAGCCTCGACGTCGTCGTCAACGACGGCCACAGCGAGGCCCGCTTCCGCCTGCTCCACCGGAACCAGGGCCTGTACCTGCCGAGGATGGTCTGGCGCGACCTCGAGAACTTCTCCGGGGGCGCGGTCTGCATGGTCCTCGCCTCCCAGCACTTCGACGAGTCGGACTACATCAGAAAGTGGGACGACTTCGCCTCCCTGGTCGAGGCGGGCACGCGGGCGTGA
- a CDS encoding sulfotransferase produces MTRPALPFVVGCGRSGTTLLAAMLDSHPDLAVPAEAGGLVLQFCHGLPVGARPDRLEWPEVDPPGDPYDEAALRSLVDELSGCWRYRAWGLDPEAVVGTARSTGAASRVDVVRAAYAAYAEAQGKTRSGDKTPAHGLHMGRLAELLPEAVFVHAIRDGRDVALSIMDMSWGPDDGAGAALHWADRVTRIRTAGRSLGPSRYLEVRYEDLLDDPQGVLMGICAHAGLSYDPAMLDHTAAAGRQLAMSGAPDEDRNLARPLTPGLRDWRAQMDPADIAAFDAVAGPLLAELGYPDEAVHDHRAASAGRRRAELALATSAGRPAEAW; encoded by the coding sequence GTGACCCGCCCGGCCCTTCCGTTCGTGGTCGGGTGCGGCCGGTCGGGCACGACCCTTCTGGCCGCCATGCTCGACTCGCACCCCGACCTGGCCGTGCCGGCCGAGGCCGGCGGCCTGGTGCTCCAGTTCTGCCACGGCCTTCCTGTCGGCGCACGTCCTGACCGTCTCGAGTGGCCCGAGGTGGACCCGCCCGGCGACCCCTACGACGAGGCGGCGCTGCGGTCCCTGGTCGACGAGCTATCCGGCTGCTGGCGGTACCGGGCGTGGGGCCTCGACCCGGAGGCAGTGGTCGGCACCGCCCGCTCGACCGGTGCGGCCAGCAGGGTGGATGTCGTCAGGGCGGCCTACGCCGCCTACGCCGAGGCCCAGGGCAAGACCCGCTCCGGGGACAAGACGCCGGCCCACGGCCTCCACATGGGCCGCCTGGCCGAGCTGCTCCCCGAAGCCGTCTTCGTGCACGCCATCCGGGACGGGCGCGACGTGGCTCTGTCGATCATGGACATGTCGTGGGGGCCGGACGACGGGGCCGGTGCCGCCCTTCACTGGGCCGACCGGGTGACCCGCATCCGCACCGCCGGCCGGTCGCTCGGCCCGTCGCGCTACCTCGAGGTTCGCTACGAGGATCTCCTGGACGACCCCCAGGGCGTCCTGATGGGGATCTGCGCCCACGCCGGCCTGAGCTACGACCCGGCCATGCTCGACCACACCGCGGCGGCGGGCCGACAGCTGGCCATGAGCGGGGCACCCGACGAGGACCGGAACCTGGCCAGGCCCCTCACGCCGGGACTGCGTGACTGGCGCGCCCAGATGGACCCGGCCGATATCGCCGCCTTCGACGCGGTGGCCGGACCGCTGCTGGCCGAGCTCGGCTACCCGGACGAAGCGGTGCACGACCACCGCGCCGCGTCCGCCGGCCGGCGCCGGGCCGAACTGGCCCTGGCCACGTCGGCGGGACGGCCGGCCGAGGCGTGGTAG
- a CDS encoding methyltransferase domain-containing protein has translation MAGPATKLERISRYASVYEADYRFEAVLVAARQRTVLEHLTRWQPRVVVEAGCGDDLLFSRADQAGVPFDRWVIVEPSPRFAEVAEAHAAGTGGRIVVIRSFLEDAVEDVVAACPRPADVVLCSSVLHEVADPRTFLDAARRMLAADGRAYIDVPNARSLHRRLARAMGLIADETELSARNLTFEQDRVYDACSLRHEIEGSGLQVLEEGGHFIKPFTHGQMEQLGFADERMVEGLRILGQELPDLAAEIFCVAEPGA, from the coding sequence ATGGCAGGGCCGGCCACCAAGCTCGAGCGCATCAGCCGGTACGCCTCGGTCTACGAGGCCGACTACCGGTTCGAAGCGGTGCTGGTGGCCGCCCGCCAGCGAACGGTCCTCGAGCATCTCACCCGCTGGCAGCCCCGGGTCGTCGTCGAGGCCGGTTGTGGGGACGACCTTCTCTTCAGCCGGGCCGACCAGGCCGGGGTCCCCTTCGACCGATGGGTCATCGTCGAGCCGAGCCCCCGCTTCGCCGAGGTGGCCGAAGCCCATGCCGCCGGGACGGGGGGCCGGATCGTGGTGATCCGGTCCTTCCTCGAGGACGCCGTGGAGGACGTGGTCGCGGCCTGCCCCCGGCCGGCCGACGTGGTCCTCTGCTCCAGCGTCCTGCACGAGGTGGCCGATCCTCGGACATTCCTGGACGCGGCCCGCCGGATGCTGGCGGCGGACGGGCGGGCCTACATCGACGTCCCGAACGCCCGGTCACTCCACCGGCGGCTGGCCCGGGCCATGGGTCTGATCGCCGACGAGACAGAGCTGAGCGCCCGCAACCTGACCTTCGAGCAGGACCGCGTGTACGACGCCTGCTCGCTCCGCCACGAGATCGAAGGCTCCGGCCTGCAGGTGCTCGAGGAGGGCGGTCACTTCATCAAGCCCTTCACCCACGGTCAGATGGAGCAACTCGGCTTCGCCGACGAGCGGATGGTCGAAGGGCTGCGGATCCTCGGTCAGGAGCTGCCCGACCTGGCGGCCGAGATCTTCTGCGTGGCGGAGCCGGGGGCCTGA
- a CDS encoding amidohydrolase family protein has product MPLTKGVAVHDLVVRGGLVVDGTGGPPRPADVAVAKGVIAAIGADTGPGAEEIDASGKVVTPGFVDIHTHYDGQASWDPTLAPTSWHGVTTLVMGNCGVGFAPARPERREWLIGLMEGVEDIPGSALSDGMRWGWESFPEFLDFLEETPRAVDVAALVPHGAVRAYVMGERGARNQPAGPEDVAEMARIVQEATEAGAVGLSTSRTIVHRAVDGEPVPGTYAAEEELFGLGRALARAGRGVFELAPAGIQGEDLSAPDREFDWMRRLAEETERPVSYGFVQHDLAPDDWKRLLDLAGQAFDAGIPLRPQVTGRPIGLLMGLQTFHPLSSRPTFMALARLPLDEMVARLHDPDVRRQALAEEPTVQMPAYISLAFDRIFELGDPPDYEPEAEQSVAARAARDGIDAAELFYDLLLGRDGRELLMRPLLGYSDFTLEPLREMLLHPATALGIGDGGAHVRAICDASTPTFMLTHWVRDRSRGPRIPIETVIRKMTADNAELYGMTDRGVLEPGRRADINVVDLENLRLEPPEFVRDLPGGAGRLVQRARGYAATLVAGQTTRRHDADTGARPGRLVRSGS; this is encoded by the coding sequence ATGCCCCTGACGAAGGGGGTCGCGGTGCACGATCTGGTCGTCCGCGGAGGTCTGGTGGTCGACGGCACGGGGGGTCCGCCACGCCCGGCCGACGTGGCCGTCGCCAAAGGGGTAATCGCCGCGATCGGAGCCGATACCGGTCCGGGGGCGGAGGAGATCGACGCCAGCGGCAAGGTCGTCACCCCCGGATTCGTCGACATCCACACCCACTACGACGGCCAGGCCTCGTGGGACCCGACGCTCGCACCGACCAGTTGGCACGGGGTGACGACACTCGTCATGGGCAACTGTGGCGTGGGCTTCGCCCCCGCCCGGCCCGAACGCCGGGAGTGGCTGATCGGCCTGATGGAGGGCGTGGAGGACATTCCCGGTTCGGCTCTCTCCGACGGGATGCGCTGGGGGTGGGAGAGCTTCCCGGAGTTCCTCGACTTTCTCGAGGAGACGCCCCGGGCGGTCGACGTGGCGGCGCTGGTGCCCCACGGCGCGGTGCGGGCCTATGTGATGGGGGAGCGCGGCGCCCGCAACCAGCCCGCCGGACCCGAGGACGTGGCCGAGATGGCGCGCATCGTCCAGGAGGCCACCGAGGCTGGAGCCGTCGGGCTCTCAACGTCCCGCACGATCGTGCACCGGGCGGTCGACGGTGAGCCGGTACCGGGCACCTATGCCGCCGAGGAGGAGCTCTTCGGCCTGGGGCGGGCGCTCGCCCGCGCCGGCCGGGGCGTGTTCGAGCTGGCCCCGGCGGGGATCCAGGGAGAGGACCTGTCCGCTCCCGACCGCGAGTTCGACTGGATGCGCCGGTTGGCCGAGGAGACCGAGAGGCCGGTGTCCTACGGGTTTGTCCAGCACGACCTGGCCCCCGACGACTGGAAGCGGCTGCTCGACCTGGCGGGCCAGGCGTTCGACGCCGGCATCCCGCTGCGGCCCCAGGTGACGGGCCGGCCCATCGGGCTGCTGATGGGCCTGCAGACCTTCCATCCCCTCTCCAGCCGCCCGACGTTCATGGCGCTGGCCCGTCTGCCCCTCGACGAGATGGTGGCCCGCCTCCATGATCCCGACGTGCGCCGCCAGGCGCTGGCCGAGGAGCCGACGGTGCAGATGCCGGCGTACATCTCGCTCGCCTTCGACCGCATCTTCGAGCTCGGGGATCCGCCGGACTACGAGCCGGAGGCGGAGCAGAGTGTCGCCGCCCGCGCCGCCCGGGACGGGATCGATGCCGCCGAGCTCTTCTACGACCTCCTGCTCGGTCGGGACGGCCGGGAGCTTCTGATGCGCCCTCTGCTCGGTTATTCCGACTTCACCCTCGAGCCCCTGCGGGAGATGCTTCTCCACCCGGCCACGGCGCTCGGCATCGGGGACGGCGGCGCCCATGTGCGCGCCATCTGCGACGCCAGCACACCCACGTTCATGCTCACCCATTGGGTCCGTGACCGGTCGCGAGGCCCGCGAATCCCGATCGAGACGGTGATCAGGAAGATGACTGCCGACAACGCCGAGCTCTATGGCATGACCGACCGTGGCGTGCTCGAGCCGGGCCGCCGCGCCGACATCAACGTCGTCGATCTCGAGAACCTGCGGCTCGAGCCGCCTGAGTTCGTACGGGACCTGCCTGGAGGCGCCGGCCGCCTGGTGCAACGGGCGCGCGGGTATGCCGCCACCCTCGTGGCCGGACAGACGACCCGCCGGCACGACGCCGACACCGGTGCCCGTCCCGGCCGGCTGGTGAGGTCGGGATCGTGA
- a CDS encoding aromatic ring-hydroxylating dioxygenase subunit alpha, with protein MITDPATGDGAAPDTLLPSDPTLDDAPNELSEGAITPGVTPVLIPTYRYTSADFAARENERLWPRVWQLACSVDHVRHPGDWYEYRAGWLSAVIVRGEDGELRAFQNACRHRGNTICQGAGQGLTALRCPFHHWTWDLAGRLREVPDRRGFGPGLTGEEYGLLPVRVGAWGPMVFVSFASEGPSLGEFLEGIPEDAAWARLDGFHCVAMTHTPVDSNWKVVTEGFSETYHVQGIHPEMLGSIDDVHAPQRLWGLHGASYQNYGVSSPRVRNATDQSVWDSFRVTQGNRMGVDMTPGPAPEVPAGQTMADVIAERIRRHQAALGVDISDFGTNQLLRLSQYNLFPNTTVLVWGGDMLNVLQARPGPTPDRSELVMFLFYRRPAEAEPARPVELQVGDDAN; from the coding sequence GTGATCACCGACCCGGCCACTGGTGACGGCGCAGCTCCCGACACCCTGCTCCCGTCCGACCCCACCCTTGACGACGCGCCGAACGAGTTGTCCGAGGGCGCCATCACGCCGGGGGTCACCCCGGTGCTGATACCCACGTATCGGTACACGTCGGCCGACTTCGCGGCGCGCGAGAACGAGCGGTTGTGGCCCCGCGTCTGGCAGCTGGCCTGCTCGGTCGACCACGTGCGCCATCCGGGTGACTGGTACGAGTACCGGGCCGGCTGGCTGTCGGCTGTCATCGTCCGGGGTGAGGACGGGGAGCTGCGCGCCTTCCAGAACGCGTGCCGCCACCGCGGGAACACCATCTGCCAGGGCGCGGGCCAGGGGCTCACCGCCCTGCGCTGCCCGTTCCACCACTGGACCTGGGACCTGGCCGGACGGCTGCGCGAGGTACCCGACCGGCGGGGATTCGGACCTGGCCTCACCGGCGAGGAGTACGGGCTTCTGCCCGTCCGGGTCGGAGCCTGGGGGCCGATGGTGTTCGTCAGCTTCGCGTCGGAAGGACCGTCGCTCGGCGAGTTCCTCGAGGGGATTCCCGAGGACGCGGCCTGGGCCCGCCTGGACGGCTTCCACTGTGTGGCCATGACCCACACCCCGGTCGACAGCAACTGGAAGGTGGTCACCGAGGGCTTCTCGGAGACGTACCACGTCCAGGGCATCCACCCCGAGATGCTGGGCTCGATCGACGACGTGCACGCCCCGCAGCGACTGTGGGGACTCCACGGCGCGTCGTATCAGAACTACGGAGTGTCGAGCCCCCGGGTGCGCAACGCCACCGACCAGTCGGTGTGGGACTCGTTCCGCGTGACCCAGGGCAACCGTATGGGCGTGGACATGACTCCCGGCCCGGCGCCCGAGGTGCCGGCCGGCCAGACCATGGCCGACGTGATCGCCGAGAGGATCCGGCGCCACCAGGCGGCGCTGGGGGTCGACATCTCGGACTTCGGCACGAACCAGCTCCTCCGCCTCTCGCAGTACAACCTGTTCCCCAACACGACGGTGCTCGTCTGGGGCGGCGACATGCTGAACGTGCTGCAGGCCCGGCCCGGGCCCACCCCCGATCGCTCCGAGCTGGTCATGTTCCTCTTCTACCGCCGCCCGGCGGAGGCCGAGCCGGCCCGTCCCGTGGAGCTCCAGGTCGGCGACGACGCCAAC